A portion of the Gigantopelta aegis isolate Gae_Host chromosome 10, Gae_host_genome, whole genome shotgun sequence genome contains these proteins:
- the LOC121383055 gene encoding uncharacterized protein LOC121383055, with protein MDEGRIGAVKRQEDKHRKFACILNEMIKSRETEYEKSLSRERYETSFRYVKNFMSVKQSLVRQKILQQCLAMRRRAAREDDPAVQMFGQYGGVPLHGFSRDVEQHIINMHPKIRRIRKVQKLLRESKQNGAILDEDATAERINNFFKNERKQLLKVVKTETGGSENDNVSEIRREVPQKKQKSETRKTTLVKNVARSSRSESQMSDTGEIRLDKRAALVLPPIYSTKALVQR; from the coding sequence ATGGACGAAGGAAGAATCGGGGCTGTAAAGCGTCAGGAAGACAAACACCGGAAGTTCGCCTGTATCCTGAACGAAATGATCAAATCGCGCGAGACCGAGTACGAGAAATCCCTGAGCCGTGAGCGGTACGAGACGTCTTTCCGCTACGTGAAGAACTTCATGAGCGTCAAGCAGTCGCTGGTGAGACAGAAGATCCTTCAGCAGTGTCTGGCCATGAGGAGGCGGGCCGCCCGGGAGGACGATCCGGCCGTGCAGATGTTCGGACAGTATGGCGGCGTACCGCTGCACGGGTTCTCGCGGGACGTCGAGCAGCACATCATAAACATGCACCCGAAGATCAGGAGGATTCGCAAAGTCCAGAAACTGTTACGGGAATCCAAACAGAACGGCGCCATTTTGGATGAAGACGCCACGGCTGAAAGaatcaataatttctttaaaaacGAAAGGAAGCAATTACTGAAGGTTGTGAAGACAGAGACTGGTGGTTCCGAAAATGATAATGTGTCGGAAATACGACGTGAGGTaccacaaaagaaacaaaagtcTGAAACGCGGAAAACGACTTTGGTTAAAAATGTAGCTAGGTCTTCTCGTTCTGAAAGCCAAATGAGTGACACCGGTGAAATAAGACTTGATAAAAGGGCGGCACTGGTGCTGCCACCAATTTACTCAACCAAAGCTTTAGTACAGCGTTAA